The genomic segment TCCACCAAATTAGAGGTGGAATTAGATACTGTTTTTTTGTCAATGTAAAGgtgatttttattacttttattaaatGATAAATGATGATGCATAATTTTGTGAGCTTCTGTAACTATTATACACAATGAACACTCGTCATCCCTGATACAGTATTCAGAACATCTAGATTATTAATTAGAAAAATAGATTTATAGTTTAGTAATATGGTTAAATGtactaaaatgtaatttatgttaAATGTACTAAAGCCACTTAGTTTGCAAATGCAGTTGTAcatgtcttttttaaataacacagCCTAATATTTCATCAATTGGGTTTATTATAGAAAAATTATATTCTTCAATTTGCTTAATGCAATTTTAAAGATGCCAGAATCTTTTACTCACTGAACAaccttgcataatttgttagaACACAGATACAGTGTTTTACAGTTGTCACTATGTTATACAAAGTGGGGAGACACAGTTTTCTTTAATCTAAAACATGCATAATATTTCAGTGCGGCAAAAAAGAATTCATCCCGTAAACCATACACAAGTGGACTTACACATCTGGAAGCcaatataaaaacaatgaaattgAAATATCTTACATTTACAAAAATCTGAAAGTCAATCTCCTGAACAACTATTTCTAAAAAGGGACACAACATCTCAATTACGCAGAGGAGCAACTGCACTGTGTGCAGAAGCAAAGTCTTTTGAGCTTTGGATGAGGATTTTTTATTATCTCCTGAAGCAGCTCTTGCTGctattgttattttaatgtagCAAAATACCACAATAATTCCTATTACAACAAATTCCAAATTTGACAGAATGGCTCTCATATAGGTGTGCCATTCTGTCAGTAATAATATTTCATAGCGGCAGAATGTCTCTTCTGCATAATAACTTGGAGGTGCTGAAGCTGTGAAAATGAAGAGATCAATAATGACATACAAGGAACTAAGAGCCCAGATGAAGAGAATTCCAGCCAGTGTCCTCCTCAGGGTGGAAATGTCCGCATGTCTCAGTGGCAGGCAGATGGCCACATAGCGCTCCAGACACATCGCAGTGATGACAAACCGGGTTGTGCGGGAGAGAACTTCCATGATCATGCagagtaaaatacaaaattccaCAGGAAGCAGgatatttaaatatatctgCAGTGCCACAAGGTCTGTCAATAACAAAAGAACCGAGTCATTCAGTAAGGTGTGTGCGAACAAAATGTAGCGTGTGGTTGTCCGAAAAAcctcttttttgaaaaaagtgaagAGCATGAAAAAGTTCACACAGAGAAAAATCCCAACCAGCACCTGTACAATTACCGTCTTCAGCTGTTGAACAGTCACACTAgtattcaaaaaaacattttcagtgctTAAGTTATATTGAGAGGAGTTTTGAATCATATTTCATAACCTGTAGTAAGAGGAAGAGAAGATTAGAAGACACTTCACAGGTGTACAGTTATGAAATCTATAATGAAAGTAAGCATGatttatcttttttgttttttttctgcagataaTATTAGTGTCACTTAATATTGCATTACATTTATTAAGCACTCTGATCCTCAAACAATATATGGTATTTTTCCAAAGACTCTGAAAATAGTGTTTATATACTTATCAAATATGCAGATCTACATTCTCTGAAGAATGATGTTTTGGATATTTTCAAATTGCTAACAAATCCACTAGAGCCTTTCGAGAGCAagtttgttttcattaattAGGAACCACAACCATCTAACATGTCAAT from the Lepisosteus oculatus isolate fLepOcu1 chromosome 5, fLepOcu1.hap2, whole genome shotgun sequence genome contains:
- the LOC138239062 gene encoding odorant receptor 131-2-like gives rise to the protein MLFTFFKKEVFRTTTRYILFAHTLLNDSVLLLLTDLVALQIYLNILLPVEFCILLCMIMEVLSRTTRFVITAMCLERYVAICLPLRHADISTLRRTLAGILFIWALSSLYVIIDLFIFTASAPPSYYAEETFCRYEILLLTEWHTYMRAILSNLEFVVIGIIVVFCYIKITIAARAASGDNKKSSSKAQKTLLLHTVQLLLCVIEMLCPFLEIVVQEIDFQIFVNVRYFNFIVFILASRCVSPLVYGLRDEFFFAALKYYACFRLKKTVSPHFV